In the Paenibacillus sp. FSL R7-0337 genome, GCCGGGAGTCTTCCTCCCGCTGCCATCGGGGACATGCCGCCATCGGAATACCACTTCAGGAACTCCCAGGCCGCTTCCTGCTTCTTGGACTTGGCGTTAATAGAGATGTAATCGCCGAGGCCCCCGCGGGTCACGTAATCACTGGCGGATTCAGTGAGCCGGGGTACAGGAGCGAAGGCGATTTTGAAATCACGCGGGAAGTCAGTGAAGTTATTCGAGCTGCGCAGCAGCCACGCCCCGATATTGAGCATCGGCACCTCTCCGCTGAGGAAGACCTGCTCCACCGGCATCTTGGAAGTTAATTGCTCGCCGAGCGGCGGTGTGGTCTTATCGTCCTGCATCATCCCGTTCAGCGTCTCAAGCCATTGTCTGACCAGCGGATGGTCGAGATTGGAGGTGCCGTCCGGCTTGGTGTAGCCCTCCTGAGAGAGCACGGAGTCGATGGGGTCCACGAAGGGCTCCATATTTTGAATAAAACCGTAGGAATTGCCGCTCTTCAGCTTCTTCGCATACTTGCGCAGCTCATTCCAGGTCCATTCCTTCGGAACCGGCAGGCCAGCCTTATCGAGGGCGTCCTTGTTCAGGGCGATGAAGAATGGGCTCTTGGTCGTCGGAACACCGTAGAACTTGCCGTCAATTTTCCAGCTCGCGGTGTCCGCGCCCATCTTCTCTTCAATGTTGTAATCGGTGAAGCCGCTGAGGTCCAGGGCCAATCCAGACTCCACCCGCTTGGCGGCATGGGAGATCGTATAGTTCACGAACAAATCCACATCCTGGCCGGTAATCATCGCCGTGTCCAGCTTCAGATTGCCGTCATCATCATTAACATAGCGTA is a window encoding:
- a CDS encoding extracellular solute-binding protein, translated to MNKSRVIAGITSLVLIMGLAAGCGNSSNSSSADNGSSATGKNTAVTLKMWGGVPPESGPQQVVDNWNKEHPDIQVEYVRYVNDDDGNLKLDTAMITGQDVDLFVNYTISHAAKRVESGLALDLSGFTDYNIEEKMGADTASWKIDGKFYGVPTTKSPFFIALNKDALDKAGLPVPKEWTWNELRKYAKKLKSGNSYGFIQNMEPFVDPIDSVLSQEGYTKPDGTSNLDHPLVRQWLETLNGMMQDDKTTPPLGEQLTSKMPVEQVFLSGEVPMLNIGAWLLRSSNNFTDFPRDFKIAFAPVPRLTESASDYVTRGGLGDYISINAKSKKQEAAWEFLKWYSDGGMSPMAAGGRLPASKDAKQEDALKSLIGDKSDSYDLDSLMYVMFDNKTPTYVRSLPQEVMDLRSQEYEKYFLGSQSLDQTVQAMAARHNGYLKQKK